A genome region from Streptomyces pratensis includes the following:
- a CDS encoding chitosanase, which yields MHHPHNSTSRRTDRFTRTVGLAVLALGLTCTAIPATAHAGAPTPPAAHLEAAATGLDDPAKKDIAMRLVSSAENSTLDWKAQYGYIEDIGDGRGYTAGIIGFCSGTGDMLDLVELYTERRPGNLLAGYLPALREVDGTDSHEGLDPGFTGHWAEAASDPVFQQAQNDERDRVYFDPAVRQGKADGLGTLGQFAYYDAIVMHGGGDDSTSFGSIRETALAQAVPPSQGGDEVAYLDAFLDARVRAMKQEEAHSDTSRVDTAQRVFLRNGNLDLDPPLDWQVYGDSFHIG from the coding sequence GTGCATCACCCCCACAACAGCACCTCGCGTCGCACCGACCGATTCACCCGCACCGTCGGACTCGCCGTGCTGGCCCTCGGGCTGACCTGCACGGCGATTCCGGCCACGGCCCACGCCGGCGCCCCCACGCCGCCGGCCGCACACCTGGAGGCAGCCGCGACCGGGCTCGACGACCCCGCGAAGAAGGACATCGCCATGCGGCTCGTGTCGAGCGCGGAGAACTCCACGCTGGACTGGAAGGCCCAGTACGGCTACATCGAGGACATCGGCGACGGCCGCGGCTACACCGCCGGCATCATCGGATTCTGCTCAGGCACCGGGGACATGCTCGATCTGGTGGAGCTGTACACCGAGCGCCGGCCGGGGAACCTCCTGGCCGGCTACCTGCCCGCACTGCGGGAGGTGGACGGAACCGACTCGCACGAGGGGCTCGACCCCGGCTTCACCGGTCACTGGGCGGAGGCCGCTTCGGACCCGGTGTTCCAGCAGGCCCAGAACGACGAGCGCGACCGGGTCTACTTCGACCCCGCGGTGCGCCAGGGCAAGGCCGACGGCCTCGGCACCCTGGGCCAGTTCGCGTACTACGACGCCATCGTGATGCACGGCGGCGGCGACGACAGCACGAGCTTCGGCTCGATCCGGGAGACGGCCCTGGCACAGGCGGTCCCGCCGTCGCAGGGGGGCGACGAGGTCGCCTACCTCGACGCGTTCCTGGACGCGCGGGTCCGGGCGATGAAGCAGGAGGAGGCCCACTCGGACACCAGCCGGGTGGACACGGCGCAGCGGGTGTTCCTCAGGAACGGCAATCTGGATCTGGACCCGCCGCTGGACTGGCAGGTCTACGGCGACAGCTTCCACATCGGCTGA
- a CDS encoding TIGR03086 family metal-binding protein: protein METHKGTAPGIDLEPAARQIRELTDSVDDRQLTGPTPCPDYSVRELLGHLLGLTVAFRDAALKKSGPTTDTSPDSAIPVLPADWRTALPPLLDELVQAWRSPAALEGMTRAGGVDLPGRVAGAVVRNELVVHGWDLARSTGQEFRADEACLRSSEVMLTPGDDDDRSGPGAIFGPPVPVPADAPLVDRVIALSGRRPDWQPGD, encoded by the coding sequence ATGGAAACGCACAAGGGAACCGCCCCCGGCATCGATCTCGAACCGGCGGCGCGGCAGATCCGCGAACTGACCGACTCCGTCGACGACCGGCAGCTGACCGGCCCGACGCCCTGCCCCGACTACTCGGTGCGGGAGCTTCTGGGACACCTGCTGGGGCTGACGGTGGCCTTCCGTGACGCGGCGCTCAAGAAGTCCGGCCCTACGACCGACACCTCCCCTGACTCGGCCATCCCGGTGCTGCCCGCCGACTGGCGCACGGCGCTGCCGCCTCTGCTGGACGAGCTCGTCCAGGCCTGGCGCTCCCCGGCCGCACTGGAGGGCATGACCCGGGCGGGCGGGGTGGATCTGCCCGGCCGGGTCGCCGGAGCAGTCGTGCGGAACGAGCTCGTCGTGCACGGCTGGGACCTGGCCCGGTCCACGGGGCAGGAGTTCCGTGCGGACGAGGCTTGTCTGCGCTCGTCGGAGGTGATGCTGACGCCCGGGGACGACGACGACAGGTCCGGACCCGGCGCGATCTTCGGCCCGCCGGTCCCCGTCCCTGCCGACGCACCGCTGGTCGACCGGGTGATCGCCCTGAGCGGGCGGCGGCCCGACTGGCAGCCGGGGGACTGA
- a CDS encoding lysophospholipid acyltransferase family protein, giving the protein MLSRIADALVPAVGRLTVTADAGVELAPGSVVVANHTSLADPAVVLAALHRLGVHPVVMAAAGLWRVPVLGRALARDGHIPVHRGDRRAADSLDRAAEALECGRLVLIYAEGGIAYRADAAEAAPGAFRSGLSRLVRRTGAPVVPVGQAGARRVTSGSVPKQLAGLVTAPLRRPELHVHVGEPLRLTADGAALTEQARTAVTAAWRTAAAHLGEPAALAA; this is encoded by the coding sequence ATGCTCAGCCGTATCGCCGACGCCCTGGTGCCCGCCGTCGGCCGCCTCACGGTCACGGCCGACGCGGGCGTCGAACTCGCCCCCGGCAGCGTCGTCGTCGCGAACCACACCTCGCTCGCCGACCCCGCCGTCGTGCTCGCCGCCCTGCACCGCCTCGGAGTTCACCCGGTCGTCATGGCGGCCGCCGGGCTGTGGCGCGTCCCGGTACTCGGCCGCGCGCTCGCGCGCGACGGCCACATCCCGGTCCACCGCGGCGACCGGCGAGCGGCGGACTCCCTGGACCGGGCGGCCGAAGCCCTCGAATGCGGACGTCTGGTCCTCATATACGCCGAGGGCGGCATCGCCTACCGGGCGGACGCCGCCGAAGCGGCACCCGGGGCCTTCCGCAGCGGCTTGTCGCGGCTCGTCCGGCGAACCGGGGCTCCGGTGGTGCCCGTCGGCCAGGCCGGCGCCCGCCGGGTCACCTCCGGAAGCGTGCCCAAGCAGCTCGCGGGCCTGGTCACGGCGCCGCTGCGCCGCCCTGAACTCCACGTGCACGTGGGAGAACCACTCCGGCTGACGGCGGACGGTGCCGCCCTGACCGAGCAGGCCCGCACAGCGGTGACGGCCGCCTGGCGCACGGCCGCCGCACATCTGGGAGAACCCGCCGCACTCGCCGCCTGA
- a CDS encoding alpha/beta fold hydrolase: MEDQSVVDVGDVRLAYRTWGDPFGSPVVLLHGLGGSSLSWEAVGPLLGEEWRVYAIDLRGHGESDWPDEYAFEQMRDDVLEFLDACELDRVGLVGHSMGGVAAYLLAEEHADRVERLVLIETPPPFPGQPADDTRPPGPVDYDENALPAVRAQIADPDPRWEEELGQIVAPTLMIAGGPESSMPQGRLADMASLIPDCRLITLGGGHHVHKKHADQVAQQITEFFTS, from the coding sequence ATGGAAGATCAGTCTGTTGTGGACGTCGGCGATGTGCGGCTGGCGTACCGGACCTGGGGCGACCCCTTCGGCTCGCCCGTAGTCCTTTTGCACGGTCTCGGCGGCTCGTCCCTGAGCTGGGAGGCGGTGGGCCCCCTGCTCGGCGAGGAGTGGCGGGTGTACGCCATCGACCTGCGAGGGCACGGCGAGAGCGACTGGCCCGACGAGTACGCCTTCGAGCAGATGCGGGACGACGTCCTGGAGTTCCTCGACGCCTGCGAGCTCGACCGGGTGGGTCTCGTGGGGCACTCGATGGGCGGGGTGGCCGCCTATCTGCTCGCCGAGGAGCACGCGGACCGGGTGGAGCGACTGGTGCTGATCGAGACCCCGCCGCCCTTCCCCGGACAGCCGGCCGACGACACCCGTCCGCCGGGCCCGGTGGACTACGACGAGAACGCCCTCCCGGCCGTCCGGGCCCAGATCGCCGACCCGGATCCCCGCTGGGAGGAGGAGCTGGGCCAGATCGTCGCCCCGACCCTGATGATCGCGGGCGGCCCGGAGAGCAGTATGCCGCAGGGCAGGCTGGCGGACATGGCCTCGCTCATCCCCGACTGCAGGCTCATCACCCTCGGCGGCGGGCACCACGTGCACAAGAAGCACGCGGACCAGGTGGCCCAGCAGATCACCGAGTTCTTCACCAGCTGA
- a CDS encoding fibronectin type III domain-containing protein produces the protein MQRPHARTASACSAALLLAALTACGSPAEADTRKPTAPEGVTAQAGSATSVHVMWERASDNEGVTGYDVYRDGKKAASVGAAKLMTDIDGLTASTVHSFTVRARDAAGNRSAPSVAAPVTTPATAPADEEPPTGPTELRGKADGGRTVTLSWGGSTDDVGVTSYDVYQEDSRIHSVPGTQTTARLTGLRPGTVYTFTVRARDAADRSSPDSNALDLTTPSAPGAPESTAPTGLRTKTTARGEEFLVDLSWDQPDTGGTIPAYQLFLNGKLTTTIVWGGTPPAGRATYRLTLTDPPGTRYSLKIRPKLPDGKWGDFSAQRTVVLRG, from the coding sequence GTGCAACGCCCCCACGCACGCACCGCGTCCGCCTGTTCCGCCGCGCTGCTCCTCGCCGCGCTCACCGCCTGCGGCAGCCCCGCGGAAGCTGACACCAGGAAGCCGACGGCCCCCGAGGGGGTGACGGCGCAGGCCGGCAGCGCCACCTCCGTGCACGTCATGTGGGAGCGGGCCTCGGACAACGAGGGGGTCACCGGCTACGACGTGTATCGCGACGGGAAGAAGGCCGCCTCGGTGGGCGCGGCGAAGCTGATGACCGACATCGACGGTCTGACCGCGTCCACCGTCCACTCCTTCACCGTCAGGGCCCGCGACGCGGCCGGAAACCGCTCCGCCCCGAGCGTCGCGGCCCCCGTGACCACCCCGGCCACCGCACCCGCCGACGAGGAGCCGCCGACCGGGCCGACGGAACTGCGCGGCAAGGCCGACGGCGGCCGTACGGTCACCCTGTCCTGGGGCGGCTCCACGGACGACGTGGGCGTGACCTCGTACGACGTCTACCAGGAGGACTCCAGGATCCACAGCGTCCCCGGAACGCAGACCACTGCCCGGCTCACCGGGCTGCGGCCCGGTACCGTCTACACCTTCACCGTCAGGGCCCGCGACGCCGCGGACCGTTCCTCGCCGGACAGCAACGCGCTCGACCTCACCACTCCGTCGGCGCCGGGCGCTCCCGAGAGCACGGCTCCCACCGGGCTGCGGACGAAGACCACGGCGCGAGGCGAGGAGTTCCTGGTCGACCTCTCCTGGGACCAGCCGGACACCGGCGGCACCATTCCCGCGTACCAGCTGTTCCTGAACGGAAAGCTGACCACCACGATCGTCTGGGGCGGCACACCGCCTGCGGGCCGCGCGACGTACCGGCTCACCCTGACCGACCCGCCCGGTACCCGCTACTCACTCAAGATCAGGCCCAAGCTCCCGGACGGGAAATGGGGCGACTTCTCGGCCCAGCGCACGGTGGTGCTGCGCGGCTGA
- a CDS encoding chitosanase has protein sequence MKHRRPALAALAAALVLTGCSGSGTGSPEKGLDDPAKKDIAMRLVSSAENSTLDWKAQYGYIEDIGDGRGYTAGIIGFCSGTGDMLKVVERYTADRQGNALEDFLPALRAVNGSDSHEGLGDAFTAAWAKAAADPAFRSAQDSERDGSYFGPAVRRAEADGLSALGQFIYYDAYVMHGQADTEGTVGFRTIRAQAVAEARPPSEGGDEEAYLNAFLDARVAAIREEPSHSDTSRVETAQRVFVREGKLQLETPLVWKVYGESFRIDGS, from the coding sequence GTGAAGCACAGACGTCCCGCACTCGCCGCGCTCGCTGCGGCCCTCGTCCTGACCGGCTGTTCCGGGTCCGGTACCGGCTCTCCGGAGAAGGGGCTCGACGACCCCGCGAAGAAGGACATCGCCATGCGGCTGGTGTCCAGCGCGGAGAACTCCACCCTGGACTGGAAGGCCCAGTACGGCTACATCGAGGACATCGGCGACGGCCGCGGCTACACCGCCGGCATCATCGGATTCTGCTCAGGCACCGGGGACATGCTGAAGGTGGTCGAGCGCTACACGGCGGACCGCCAGGGAAACGCGCTCGAGGACTTCCTTCCGGCGCTGCGCGCGGTGAACGGCAGCGACTCGCACGAAGGGCTCGGGGACGCCTTCACCGCGGCGTGGGCGAAGGCGGCGGCGGACCCCGCGTTCCGGTCGGCGCAGGACTCGGAGCGCGACGGCTCGTACTTCGGCCCGGCGGTCCGGCGCGCCGAGGCCGACGGACTCAGCGCGCTGGGGCAGTTCATCTACTACGACGCCTATGTGATGCACGGTCAAGCCGACACCGAGGGCACGGTCGGCTTCCGGACCATACGCGCCCAGGCCGTCGCCGAGGCCAGGCCGCCCTCGGAGGGCGGGGACGAGGAGGCGTATCTGAACGCCTTCCTGGACGCCCGGGTGGCCGCGATCAGAGAGGAGCCCTCGCACAGCGACACCAGCCGGGTGGAGACCGCCCAACGCGTGTTCGTGCGGGAGGGAAAGCTCCAGCTGGAGACCCCACTGGTGTGGAAGGTCTACGGGGAGAGCTTCCGCATCGACGGGAGCTGA
- a CDS encoding nucleobase:cation symporter-2 family protein gives MAATPRFRKNAVDGNAVEATAGGSGAESAAGGPDRTHPVDERLPPLRMFTSGLQHVAAMYAGVVAPPMILGPAVGLTAKETAFLMGASLFTAGVATLLQTLGFWRIGARLPFVNGVSFAGVTPMIAIGKDRGHEGIAVIFGAIIVAGLLGFVLAPYFCKLVRFFPPVVTGTVITLIGVSLLPVAFNWSQGGNATADDYGSMTNITMAAVTLVIVLALRKLLRGFLQQIAILLGLVIGTLIAIPAGITDFGALGDADIVGFPTPFHFGAPQFEIAAIISMCIVMLVCMTESTADMLALGKIVGRPADERTIEGGLRADTLGSAISPLFNGFMCSAFAQNIGLVAMTKVRSRFVVAAGGVILVLLGLIPVAASVIALVPLPVLGGAGIVLFGSVAASGVQTLATAALEKGENALIVAAAVGVGLIPIAAPGFYHAFPEDLLVVLDSGISTGCVVAIVLNLAFNHWGRTPEADPETEAADSEQPKDPMALPVAH, from the coding sequence GTGGCAGCTACGCCCAGGTTTCGCAAGAACGCAGTCGATGGAAACGCAGTCGAAGCAACCGCAGGAGGCAGCGGCGCGGAAAGCGCGGCCGGCGGGCCGGACCGGACCCACCCGGTCGACGAGAGGCTTCCGCCCCTGCGGATGTTCACCAGCGGCCTCCAGCACGTGGCCGCCATGTACGCGGGAGTGGTGGCCCCGCCCATGATCCTGGGGCCCGCCGTGGGTCTCACCGCCAAGGAGACCGCCTTCCTCATGGGGGCGAGCCTCTTCACCGCGGGGGTAGCGACCCTGCTCCAGACCCTCGGTTTCTGGCGAATAGGCGCCCGGCTGCCGTTCGTCAACGGGGTCTCGTTCGCCGGGGTGACCCCGATGATCGCGATAGGCAAGGACCGCGGTCACGAAGGCATAGCCGTCATCTTCGGCGCGATCATCGTCGCCGGTCTCCTCGGCTTCGTCCTCGCCCCGTACTTCTGCAAACTGGTGCGGTTCTTCCCACCCGTCGTCACCGGCACCGTCATCACACTGATCGGCGTCTCCCTGCTGCCGGTCGCCTTCAACTGGTCGCAGGGCGGCAACGCGACCGCCGACGACTACGGTTCGATGACCAACATCACGATGGCCGCCGTCACCCTGGTGATCGTGCTGGCCCTGCGCAAACTGCTGCGGGGCTTCCTCCAGCAGATCGCCATCCTGCTCGGCCTCGTCATCGGCACCCTGATCGCGATCCCGGCCGGCATCACCGACTTCGGGGCCCTGGGCGACGCCGACATCGTCGGCTTCCCGACGCCGTTCCACTTCGGCGCACCGCAGTTCGAGATCGCCGCCATCATCTCGATGTGCATCGTCATGCTGGTCTGTATGACCGAGTCCACCGCCGACATGCTGGCCCTCGGCAAGATCGTCGGCCGCCCGGCGGACGAGCGGACCATCGAGGGCGGACTGCGCGCCGACACCCTGGGCAGCGCCATCAGCCCGCTGTTCAACGGCTTCATGTGCAGCGCCTTCGCCCAGAACATCGGGCTGGTCGCGATGACCAAGGTCCGCAGCCGGTTCGTCGTGGCCGCCGGGGGAGTCATCCTGGTGCTGCTCGGGCTGATCCCCGTGGCCGCCTCGGTCATCGCCCTCGTACCGCTTCCGGTCCTCGGCGGCGCGGGCATCGTGCTCTTCGGGTCGGTGGCCGCGAGCGGTGTCCAGACGCTGGCCACCGCCGCCCTGGAGAAGGGCGAGAACGCCCTGATCGTCGCGGCGGCCGTCGGTGTCGGCCTCATACCGATCGCCGCGCCCGGCTTCTACCACGCCTTCCCCGAGGACCTGCTCGTCGTCCTGGACTCGGGCATCTCCACCGGCTGCGTGGTGGCGATCGTGCTGAACCTGGCCTTCAACCACTGGGGCCGGACGCCGGAGGCGGATCCGGAGACGGAGGCCGCGGACAGCGAACAGCCCAAGGACCCTATGGCCCTGCCCGTCGCCCACTGA
- a CDS encoding QsdR family transcriptional regulator: MPGARASRRVVTRGHVVHRACRFFLRHGTVDMSALAQDLAVSRATLYRVAGSRDALLADVLWELAEHLLDRARRRRTRAGVDGVLEITRYFVTALRASAPFGSFLRAEPETARRLLTAGCVHRRAVLAQRSILLEAGEGEGDLPWPRSGIDDLAYLYVRVVESTLYAELLSSRRPDLALAERTARALLRQTR, from the coding sequence GTGCCAGGTGCGCGTGCTTCCCGGCGTGTGGTCACCAGGGGTCATGTCGTGCACCGTGCCTGCCGGTTCTTCCTGCGGCACGGCACGGTGGACATGAGCGCGCTCGCCCAGGACCTCGCGGTGAGCCGCGCGACGCTCTACCGTGTCGCCGGCAGCCGGGACGCACTCCTGGCCGACGTGCTGTGGGAGCTCGCGGAACACCTCCTGGACCGGGCGCGGCGCCGGCGCACCCGGGCGGGCGTGGACGGGGTGCTGGAGATCACCCGTTACTTCGTCACGGCGCTGCGTGCCTCCGCCCCCTTCGGGTCCTTCCTGCGTGCCGAGCCCGAGACGGCAAGGCGGCTGCTGACCGCCGGATGCGTACACCGGCGTGCGGTCCTTGCCCAGCGGAGCATCCTGCTGGAGGCGGGGGAGGGGGAGGGGGACCTTCCCTGGCCGCGCTCGGGCATCGACGACCTCGCGTACCTCTACGTCAGGGTCGTCGAATCCACTCTGTACGCCGAGCTGCTGAGCAGCCGTCGGCCCGATCTCGCACTGGCCGAGCGCACTGCCCGCGCCCTCCTCCGGCAAACCCGCTGA
- a CDS encoding GOLPH3/VPS74 family protein produces MTTAKDLFIITIDPRPEHAVGQGDLSLALAGAELIDLIGTGAVTVDGDRIVPGELRTPDDALLGDAEAGLTRQPPYERIDDWLWRRGQDLSAAYRAGLEKDGELTRKRSGRLPFGPERVEPADTPGRRRAADRREAGEPVLAALASAVGIEGGRSDAEPGLDDEAVTTVVAAVHDAVMELEAVRQRRSIENTAFANVWRGP; encoded by the coding sequence ATGACCACGGCGAAGGACCTGTTCATCATCACCATCGACCCGCGGCCGGAACATGCCGTGGGGCAGGGTGACCTGTCGCTCGCGCTCGCGGGAGCCGAGCTGATCGATCTCATCGGTACCGGCGCAGTCACCGTGGACGGTGACCGCATCGTGCCGGGTGAGTTGCGGACGCCGGACGACGCGCTCCTCGGCGACGCCGAGGCAGGGCTCACCCGGCAACCGCCCTACGAGCGGATCGACGACTGGCTGTGGCGCAGGGGCCAGGACCTCTCGGCCGCGTACCGGGCCGGTCTGGAGAAGGACGGCGAGCTGACGCGGAAGCGAAGCGGCCGGTTGCCCTTCGGGCCGGAGCGTGTCGAACCGGCCGATACGCCGGGCCGCCGCCGGGCGGCCGACCGCCGGGAGGCGGGGGAACCCGTGCTGGCCGCCCTCGCCTCGGCCGTGGGCATCGAGGGCGGCCGGTCCGACGCCGAGCCCGGCCTCGACGACGAGGCGGTGACGACCGTGGTGGCCGCCGTCCACGACGCGGTGATGGAGCTGGAGGCCGTACGCCAGAGGCGGAGCATCGAGAACACGGCCTTCGCAAACGTCTGGCGCGGACCCTGA